A region of the Vibrio tubiashii genome:
GTGGCTGTTCAACTTCAGCTAGAACTAATTCATATAGTTCTGTTACTTCTTGGCCATTTAGTTGAGCCAAGTAGTTTTTAAGAGACGCTTTAACAGAGTCACGTAGTGGCTTCTGAGTAATCTGGTCCTGTGACGTTACTGTAGTTACTGTTAATGCTTCTGAAGTCAGATTTTGTTCGAACATATTCGGTCTAGCTCTTCTCTTAATTATGATGCAACGTTTACCTGTCGTAGTTGGGGCGAAAGCACAACTAGTTAGGCTTTATCAAAATACTCTTCAAGCGCTTCAAGCTGCAGCTCAGCTGCCTCAATGGCGTTGAAGGTACGGCGAAACTCACTCGCTTGTTCATGCTCTTTTAGGTACCAACCTACGTGCTTACGCGCGATTCGTGGACCTAAATACTCTCCATAGAAAGCATGCAGTGCATTCACATGGCCAAGCAGGATGTCTTTCACTTCCGAATAAGGAAGCTCAGGCATCGTGGTGCCGTTTTCCAAAAAGTGTTGGATTTCCTGAAAAATCCACGGACGACCTTGGGCAGGGCGTCCAATCATTAAAGCGTCAGCACCGGTATATTCCAGTACATGCTTGGCTTTCTCTGGGCTAT
Encoded here:
- the fis gene encoding DNA-binding transcriptional regulator Fis, with protein sequence MFEQNLTSEALTVTTVTSQDQITQKPLRDSVKASLKNYLAQLNGQEVTELYELVLAEVEQPLLDTIMQYTRGNQTRAATMMGINRGTLRKKLKKYGMN